GTAAAGCCTGCTGAAGTCGTATTTTGAGGGTACACTGTAATGCCCCAGCAGAATGAGTGCTGTAACACTGTAAGGAATCAgtggccagctctgtgtgtcaTTCAGCATGTGACAGCGTGTGACAACCCACCCTGCATGGAAGGTTCTGCTCTCATGCGTTTACACAAGTGATGTAGTAAATTATGTGAACAGTGTTTCTCAAAATACCGTTTGACAATTCTGCTTGAAGATAGCTGGCTAATTTGCACACAGAGCCAAGATTTGCTTtgagtttattaattttttcctttctgttcagCTTCCAAGTTCATTTAGCAATGAGAGTTTATAGAAAAGGAGTGACATCCATGTAGGCTACCTGCACTTCGCCATGCTCATTTCTCTAAACTTTGTGTGCCAGCTCAGGGGCAATAATATCGAGTGACTTCAAAGGACAACTGCTCCCAACAATCCACAATGGCTTGTATTTCAACTCGCTAACCAGCACAGCTCACCAGACCTGTTATTTCAAggcctctgctgctcttttcatGTATTAAGCTACATTCCCAGCTCAGTGAAAAttaaagaggggagaaaaaaatcctgaagttGTGTAGAACTTGGGAGGGAGGTCGGTTTCTGCACACGTGTCTCCAGACACAGGaacacagattatttttaaagtaaaccTGGAACATATGTTTCATGCAAGCAGTTAATAATAAAGCTTGAtgacatgttttccttttctcacacCCTCCTACCTGCTTCCCTCCTTTGACTGTATCTTGTCTGAAACCTGGACCACAGGTTCTTTGGAAAAGGATCTGTCACCATAAAACAACCAGACTGTGATCTGGCTGCCTGCTTGCTGGTTTGGAATCTATGGCAATAATTAATAGGTCATTCATTTCGCATGTCAGTGGTGTTCATTACAGTAAATGTATTTTCCTCCCCTCTTGAAGGCATCAAATGATATTCCCACAAAGTGCTTATTCAAACTGGCAGCTCTCTTACACAGGCTAAGAACTAGAAATATATCAAATTCGACACAGAGTTTTCATTCTGATGATATTGCTTGATAGTGGGTTTTTGAAACAAGGTCAAGGCTAAGAGCTGTGCTGTTTGGCTTATTTTGGGTTTAATGTAGGTGAGTGTAGTTGATGTCAAAGAAGTTTCAGCTCCAGCCTCAGTTTTCCACTTTCCAAACCTTCACTTACACTGTGAGTGGGGCATATTTACAGCCTGAAGGAAGCTTTTGCCAGCGTGCAAGTCAGCATAAAACAGTGCCCATTGCTGAAAGGATCAGTTCCACCTTTCCAAGGGCCttcaatttctcatttttactgtACCTTGTCGTTGCCAAAAACATTTGTGTGACTGCGCATTGAGCCTCATCAGAGCCTCGCCTAAAttaaagttcctttttttttttttcagtgcctgGTCCCATGAACTCCTGTACAGGCACAACAGAAAGTGCCACGTAGGGTCAGAAAAAACGTGGCCAAGGgcagcaaacacacagaacCTGTGTAGGAGTGCTTTGTAATGCTTGTTTAAAGGGTGCCTGAAACTAAGGCCTGATGGTACTGTGATTTATATCTCCTGGACAGAAGTTTTGATTTCTGGAGCTATTGCCTGAGAAAAGCCTGGTGGCCTCCGTCCACGATGATTCCTTTGAGAAGCAGGCTGTTGAATAGATAGGGCAACCTGATACCATACACGGTTTGTAGTGCTGTTaggttttcatttaattcaCGGCTATCTGTATCTGTCTTAGGAACAGGGAAAGATTAGGTGGGAATCGACTCTGAAAGATAGAAAAGAAGGGTATTACAATACCCCCAAAGCCTGTGTTTGTTGGATCTCTCTTGGTGGTGCCAGAAGGTAGATTTCCGTCATGGTGTAGGTCAGGGCTTTTTTCTGCTGCTATCTCCCTCTCCCATTCTGTCTGAACTGCAAAGGAGATAAAAATTCTGCCCTTCTACCTGTGATTCTGAATCAGCTCTTCTAACCCTTGGCCATGTGCCCAGCAAAACCCCAGAGCCAAATTCCCTGACAAGCATCCTGTGGCTTGTCTCTATTATCTGAGTGAGGATATACAAGCccagaaaaagggaagggagaagtgCCTGGTCCAATGCAAACAGTGATTTCCTCTTCTATACTAATGTTTTAATAATGGTTTGAGAGTGATAGGGATTTGTGAGGATGCTGGAGTTAATCTGTGAGCCTCTTGCACTTGTAATTGTTTAAACATCAAATAAATTTACCAGATTTCACCTCCAGTAAATGCCCCTTAGAGTTCACTCTAGCTCCCAGCATACCCCTGAGACTGCAGTGCCACCTGCAGCGTTCTCAGCCCTGTCCTCACGGGGCAgggcccagcagctctgcagggccatCGTCTCATTTGGGCTGTGGAGAAGCCAAGGGCAAGGTGCCCACGAGCACGGCCCTCAGCAGCCTGAAGCAAAAGTGGGTTTGTCCTGATTTGATGGGTTTTCCCAGCTGAGGATGAGTGGGCAGACTCTGCTTTACAACTTCGAattccctgcctgccttcaCCTCGTGCTGCACAGGCGCCTGATGCCTCTGTCAGCAGCTCAGTGATGCGCAGCCTCTCGCAGCTCATTTCTGTAGCTGCTCACTTTTATTTGCCCAGTGTGGTAATGGAGAACTTGCGCAAAGCCAGCTCAGGTTTATGGCTCTCATCAGTGCCTGCTGTGAGCAGGTCCTTGCACCACCCATCCTTACATCCACCCAGCCCTTACAGCAGGGGGGCTCCCCTGCCCCAGTTGTTCTTCGGCTCTGCTTCCACAAAAATCCCAGTTCCTCACTCTGGACGTGTCTGACGCTTCCAAATGCCACTGCACTGCCCCTGCAGTGGCCAGAGCTGAGGACAGTGCACTGCTACTTGTACCTGAGGGAGCCCCTCGTGCcatcacaaagtgaagggacGATGCCATCACCCCTTGGTGTATCTTTCTACTTGCTTTGCACACAAGGTAACACCACAGAATCTCAGTCCTGGCACGATTTTTAAATCACACTCAATTGGAAACGCTTGTTTAGCCTTATTAAGAGTTTTATTAGCTCTAAAAATAGGTTCTTAAATATCCTCCAAGGTTGACTAAATATGAAAAACAATTATATAgtcagtgtttaaaataaaccacagtTTGTTATAACTGAGACCCATTCAGTGGAATAACATTTATCAAGAGTCATAGCATATAGAAAATTGTACAGCCTCTGCAAATCCACAGACAGTATTTCTCTGCTTGCTTTCAatctgagcagctcctgaacCTTAATTTTCTGATGTCCATCAGAATTCTTACCAACAAGAGCACCGCAAGCGTGGAATGCGGTCTTTGGGTGAGAAGGCTGCGAGgttttcaatgaaaataaagaactgGTCTATTGGTGTACCCCTTTTTTATACCATTTCTTATTgttaaatgaaaacttttatAAATAATCTTACATAAATAATAATCTCagaagctttttaaaagttcaCACCATCAGTGGGACCTGACTCAACATTCTCTGGTCTCTCACTGCTCAAAGTATTTCTGCAATTATTCCGGAATACAAGAATCCTGGATGTCTCTTATTGCAAGAGCAGACCATATATTTTGGGCAAGAGTTAAGCTGCAGAGGAAGATTTGGCAGTTAAGTGAAATGCATGTTACAGCTGATggctgcttttttgttttattggaaTAACTGAAAAGATTAAGCTGTAGTGCAGGTAGGGCTTGAGTCATGCTTTTATCCTTGCATCTCTTGGCCTGATATGAACTATGTTATTAAAAACGGTAGCTCAACCTGATTCTGTACTTTGTTTATCTACAACCAAGCTCAGCCAAAGATCAGCTAGCCTAGTGAAAAAATGTAGTTGAAGGCTGCGTACATACAGGCACTGCTAATTGCCTTCCGTGACTGTCAAACGACTACAGATACTAACAGATTTCTTAGTATGCCTTTAAACAAAGCACTCTTATCTATGCATAAGGAAAAGCACTACGCAGAGCAGAGTTAATACATCTTAACCTATATCTTGATTTAGTTTGttgtttagaaaaagaaaaaaaagggagtgaTTTATCACCCCTTTTCGTTGCCAAAAGGAACTGCAGTACCGTCCAAAAGCTGGCGCCCTGGGAGATCCCAGTGTCAGCGGGACCGACGCCTCCTTCCCTCCGCAGTGTTTAAATGATCAGCAGCTTTGGTGTGGCGACTTTTTGCCTGTAAAGGAGCGGGGTGTATTTGTGACGGCCAGTAGGGCCCGGTACAGCCCACGGCAAGCCACCGTCTGACTCTGCAACGCCGGGAACCCGTTCGGGAGATGCTGACCCCCGCTCGGGAGCGCGTCCTGGCCCTTGGCTCGGGAAGAGCTTACCCGGAGCAGCCCCGGACTAACTCCCTGGGAGATCGTGGGCAGCCGGAGGCTTAAAAGGCCCGGCAAGAGAAGCTTCGGAGGGAAGCAAGCGGCAGGATTTAAGGAGCGAGCAATCCCAGCAGTGAATGAAACACAAACACGCTGCGGGTTTTCTCTTCCTTAGATAAAAGTACCGGCGAGCCAGCCTAAAGGCTGCCCGCGGACGACTAGTCAGAACAAGTTCAAACTCCAGAGctcaaattaaaatgtttcctctgTGTGACTGCCTCCTGCGCCGGGAGGTTCCTCGCCTGCCCCACACTTGCCCGCAGTCCTCCGCCGCCCTCTGCCCCGGCACCGCGCTCCGCCCGCCCTGCGcccgggctgcctgctggggcgGCCGGGCGCTACACCAGGGACTCGCAGACGGGCAGCGAGTCCGAGTCCTGGCTGTGCATGGAGCTCAGCCCCGTGTCCGAGTCCTCGTCGTTGTCGGCGCGGTCCTTGCGCAGCGCCTGCTCCAGCcagccgcccccgcccgccgccggccgccccccgcccgccgccccgcgcggCTCCGCCGGCGCCTCCGCCACGTCCAGGGTGCCCAGCGTCTCCAGCAGGCGCTGCAGCTCCCGCTCCTTGTCCTCCCACGCCCGCTGCGTGCAGTCCAGGTCGGTCTTGACGGCCTCCAGGTCCGTGCTCAGCTTGAGGCCGATGTAGAGGCTGGTGCTCAGCTGGGTCTTGACCCGCTCGTGCTCCAGGTGCAGCTCGCCCTCGCCGCCGCTCAGCTCCGTGGTGTCGCAGTCCGTGTCGGCCAGCCCGGCCCCcgctgccagctccagctcctcccgccgccgcttCATCCAGCGCTCGTTGAGCTCCTCCTGGATCTCGGCGGCCaggtgctccagcagctcctcctgctgcgcccgctgctcctgcagctgcagcacctcctcGCACTTCCTGGCGTAGTCCTCCTcggggcggccggcggcgggctGGCCCGgctcccggcccggctcggGCTCGCCGCCGCCCGTGCCCACCAGGTAGGTGTCCTGCACGTAGTTGACGCCGTGCCGCTTCATGCGGTCCAGGTGGATCTTGGCCTCGTACCTGTCGATCTCGCGGTCCAGCTCGCGGAGCCGCTGGATCTGCTGTCGGATGGTGTGGTCCTGCGAGAGCACCAGGTGCACCAGCGTCTCCATCCTCTCCGCCGACGAGGCCTCCCGGGCCAGCGGCTGCTGCCGCTTCTTGTTGATCTTGGCCAGTTTGCGGAAGGCTTTCCGCACCACCCGCCGCTGCCGCTCCTGCGTGAGCGCCAGGCTGGCTCGGGCCGCCCCCAGGCCGCGGCCGGGGcgctccctgctcagcaccaccCGCGCCTCGGCGCTGCGCGGCCCGGCGTTGGGCAGCGAAGCCTCGCTGCGCACCAGCACGAAGCGCACGTTCTCCTGCTCGTCCCCCCACGCCACCCAGAGCCGCAGGATCTTCGTCTTGTTGGGCAGGATCCTCTCGAAGCCGCGCCACTTCTCCACGATGCAGTAGGAGTGCGGCGGCCCCGACAGCATCCCGCCGGCGGGCTCGGGCGgcgccgggcgctgccgccggtGGTGGctgtcctccagcagcacccgcACCACGTCCGAGCAGGTGGTCCGCCGGGAGAGCCCGGAGATCAGCTTCTCCTCCTGGCAGATCCACACCGAGATCTTCCGCTCCTCGGGCTCCATCGGGGGCGGCTGCGGGCgggcggccggggccgcgggctCAGCGCCGGTCGGGCAGCCGCTCCATGGGCAGCGCTCCGCGGAGGCGCGGCGCtgcccgtcccgtcccgtcccgtccgCCCGGCTTCGGCGCGGCCGGGATGCCTTGccgtcccctccccgcccgcGGCACCCCGCCCGTGCGCTCCGCCGGCCGCTCCACCCCTTCCTGCCCGGtgcggcggggccgccgggggcgggggggccggcccggggcgccgggagccgcgcggtgccgccgctgcccgcgcccCCGCGGGACTCGCTGTGCCCCCGTGGGCGCCCCGCGGCTCACGCCCCGCGGCCCGCGCAGAGATCCGCAGCGCGGACACTGCGGGGCAGGTGGCCGTCGCCTGCGTGTCCTCCTCCTCCGTGCCCTGCCTGTGCCGCGAACGAGCGAGCGAGCGGCGTCGGGGACCTTCCGAAGTGCCGAGGGACAAGAGCGAATCCTGGAGCTTCAAAGGGAAAGCCAGAACTAGTGAGGAATTTCCAGTTTTAGTAAATCATCCGCCTGTAATTAGGAAATTCATGTTTGTGAAGCGCTTTGCAGATGAAATATGCAAAGGACGGGAATGTCTAAGTGTTATTAAAATACTAGCTGAGCCAGATTTTAATGGGAGCTTGCTGTGGTGTACTTTGATGGGAACGGGATCGGTCTCGGAGTGCCGATTGAAATTAGAAGATGtgaaaaatagtaataaaacgCAGGGTTATGGCACTGATTTTCACTGATTGCATCACAGGGTTCACGGACCTAGGCTTTTCTAAGTGATTAAAAAAGTACTATAAtgggcaaagaaagaaaactctcTCAAACCTGAAGGCTGATCTGTACCTTCCGAGGGAGTTTTAGAGCCAATAAAATCGGTGTGCCGCGTGGAGAAGGTTTTTGCCTGGATAAGGTTTGTGTTCCAGTCAGTGGAACAGAACGGAGTCATGGCATTGCAGCCTAACTCCTGTCATTCTGCTGTTAGAAAGAGCGGAGCTGGGGCACGCCAAACAGCGAGGGAGCAATCATGTAGCCCAATGTCCTCTTTTCCCCTAAAGTAACAGGCTCGGTGTGGGCAGTGGCTGTGCGagcttctgcatttccacgcAAGGACCAGTCCTGGGGAAGaaatcctgcccctgctctggctATGTAATTCAGCTAATTGCGGTGGTGGTGTGTGACGTGCAGCCTCCTGTCCCCGAGGAAGTGGGCTGAGGGACCACTGACCGccagcattcctgcagctgaagaTCACAGGGACCAcgctcctgctgccagcgtcCCTTTCCTGTACTGCTGCAGGTCAAAGGATCCCAAACCCAGCTGGCCACTGCGTGTTGCAATGAGGGCACGTGAGATAGGGGTGATGGCAGCAGGCTGGATTTGCTTCCTGACCACAGCCACTTTGCCTTAAAGCTGCATATTCCTGTCCCACGGCaaagcctggcactgccagctccaaggGCAAGATGTTTTGCTCTCAGGATGTGTCAGAAGTGCTGGATCgctgtgctttgtgtttgctGATGGCAGGGTACCCAAGGTGTGCAGGTGTTGTGTTCAGTGGGTTGGTTATGCCCCAGAGCATCATCGCCTCTGGGTCAGAGGAATTAGAGTCCAGCGGTGGTGGTCCTGTAAGAGAGCAAAATGACCTTAGCAAAGAGGGTGGTCAGGACTCTGGGTCACCCCTGACAGCTCACACTGCCCCAGAATAATAGGGTGTTGGGCAGGAAAGGGATGTGAAACAGGACACTGTGATTCAGCTTTGACTCTGGGAGgttcaaaatttgaaaaaaaaacccttcaggaGAGTAGGAGAAGAAGCCTTGTTGCTTTCATCAGGCTGGCAGaaagctggaagaacagagcattcctttttgtcttctgaagAATCAGGTGCAGCAAAGGGATTCATGAGGCAGTGAGAAACTGTCCAACTCCTTTACAGGTGGTTCCTTGCCTTTCCCATTTAGTTTTGATCTTGTTTTACATGTGTTTCCTATGAGAATGTCTTTGTACCTATTTTCTTTTGGCAAAGAACAGTACAGGAAGAGCAGGTTGCGATGTGAAGAGGCATCTTATGCTCCCCACAGGTCAAGCTGCTCCAACTCGTCTGACTGCCTGTATCTATCCGGTATCCAAGCCTGGCTTTGTGCAATGAAGTTGCAAGATGATCATTCCACCTTTCCATGACCGCATCTCTGTGGATGGAAagctggctctgcctccccagtGAAGCCCCCAAGGCAGCATTGCCAGAGAGAGGATGAAGATGTTGGCAGTTTGGTTGGAAGCAGTACAGTACAATCAAGATTAAGAAGATAAACACTTGACTTTGGTAGGATATACCTAttaggggtgtgtgtgtgtgtgtgtgtgtgtgtgtgtagtcCATGGTTAAAAAGATGGCATTCAAAATTCACGTTGCTGCATCTCAGGTTTGACCCTCAGGAATTTGGGTTTAATCTGTCTGCAAACTCAGGAAACTGCTGGCAAAGCTTCAAAAGTTTATAGTGCTGTATCTGAAGCAAAGTTtgggccctgctgtgctgaatCCCAAAAGGCAACCGAAGGCAGGCAACATTTTGCCTTTCCTCCCAGGACCTTAAAGCATCCTGCAGAGGAAGGTGGCGCTCTtatctaattttaaatacaagaaTGCTCTGGCATGAAGGAATCGAGAGCCCTGCCTAAGGCTGTACAGCAAGGCAGGGGCAGCATCATGAAGCAAATCAGGTTCCTTCACTCTGGCACCATTAGGCACTGAACCCCATCCTCTCCTCCGTTAGAAAGGGAGGTGAGGAGGAATATATTAGTTCAGCAGCTACAGAAGGTGACAGAAACAAAGTGCAAGCTCAGCAGACAGTATTTCCCTCTGGTGAAGCAATGGGAGAAGGTGGCACACGGGATCCTTCAAACGTCTCCTCCCTGGTGGAGGCAAATCTCCTCCAGCCGACTGTGCCTGCAAACCAGCAGCACTCAACAGCATCACTGGAATATCACATTGGAGAGAAGGACGGCTGCTCCCCTCTCCACTCCCTTCCCCACAGAGCAGCGATGCATGAGGTCTTCTACAGCTTCTGCAACAAGCATAtcacataattaaaatttaaaaagtagtaACTGTGGTCTCCTGTAAAGCAGAGGCTGTTTCTGTACTGCCTTCTCACTGCACAGCTGACACCATGCTCTTTTTCTGAAGCACAAACTTCCTTGGCAGAACGCTATCCAGAATTTCCTTCATGGCCTgtatggttttggtttgttttataaATTGCAAAAATTCAAAGTTGATGATACTCTTAAGAGCTGCCTAAGCCCCAAAGGGAGATTTTTGAGGTTAATATTTTAGGCTGTATCGAAAAGTTCAAGTCCAGGTATAGActagtttatttttatgaacTAGAGGAGAATTACAAGGCCAGGGGATGAGAAATCAGATATATTATGGTATTTCACATGACATTCTTtctattctttccttttcattgaGGTGTGCAATTAACTTACCAAGTATTTTGAGATAAGAAGAGCATTCCTATTAGGGGGTTGGATGGTGAGGTATCTATTTctggtttgtgggtttgtttttttttaatttgagctGAACTATCACAATGAAATTGCagccctgatttttttttaataaaattatacaAGACCTTATCTTTAATTCTTTGAAATGAAaccaaataaatacaaatgtagTTTCTGCTTCCATAATTCATATAGCAGGAATGAGGAGGAACTCTTAGAACCCTCTATTTGGGacacagaattaatttcttttaaatgcatttaaatggAGAAAGGGTACGGAGTCATTCagggtattttttctttttttccacagtgaagttgcttttactttttacaTCACTCTCAGGACAATTTACGTATTTTTCCTGAGGTTACAGTTCAAAAGAATACAGCCTAGGTGGATGAGCAAAGGCAGGCTGGAACTGGTAATCTTTTGAGCCATCACTGTCTGGAGAAGCCGCTCTTTGTTGTGATGCTGAGCAGCaatgctgctttcccagctcctcttcctctgttCCTGTTCATCTCATTTTGTGAGGTTTAGCTCTCAGTCccttttgtttgttgctttctAGCGTTTTGCCCCAACAAACGTGGATGAAGTCCTGGGACAGAATCTGACTGGGAGTGTTGCAAGCTTCTGCAATGGCTGCTGACCTTTG
This region of Motacilla alba alba isolate MOTALB_02 chromosome 5, Motacilla_alba_V1.0_pri, whole genome shotgun sequence genomic DNA includes:
- the RASSF10 gene encoding ras association domain-containing protein 10; the encoded protein is MEPEERKISVWICQEEKLISGLSRRTTCSDVVRVLLEDSHHRRQRPAPPEPAGGMLSGPPHSYCIVEKWRGFERILPNKTKILRLWVAWGDEQENVRFVLVRSEASLPNAGPRSAEARVVLSRERPGRGLGAARASLALTQERQRRVVRKAFRKLAKINKKRQQPLAREASSAERMETLVHLVLSQDHTIRQQIQRLRELDREIDRYEAKIHLDRMKRHGVNYVQDTYLVGTGGGEPEPGREPGQPAAGRPEEDYARKCEEVLQLQEQRAQQEELLEHLAAEIQEELNERWMKRRREELELAAGAGLADTDCDTTELSGGEGELHLEHERVKTQLSTSLYIGLKLSTDLEAVKTDLDCTQRAWEDKERELQRLLETLGTLDVAEAPAEPRGAAGGGRPAAGGGGWLEQALRKDRADNDEDSDTGLSSMHSQDSDSLPVCESLV